One region of Oryza glaberrima chromosome 7, OglaRS2, whole genome shotgun sequence genomic DNA includes:
- the LOC127778270 gene encoding membrane protein PM19L-like gives MAGVGRNMLAPLLVLNLIMYLIVIGFASWNLNHFINGQTNYPGVAGNGATFYFLVFAILAGVVGAASKLAGVHHVRAWRHDSLATNAASSLIAWAITALAFGLACKEIHIGGHRGWRLRVLEAFVIILAFTQLLYVLMLHTGLFGGGDGAYRDHDYGVGAGAAAGEPKGTARV, from the exons ATGGCCGGAGTCGGGAGGAACATGCTGGCGCCGCTCTTGGTGCTCAACCTCATCATGTACCTCATCGTCATCGGCTTCGCGAGCTGGAACCTCAACCACTTCATCAATGGCCAGACCAACTACCCAG GCGTGGCGGGCAACGGCGCGACGTTCTACTTCCTGGTGTTCGCCATCCTGGCCGGGGTGGTGGGCGCGGCGTCCAAGCTGGCGGGCGTCCACCACGTGCGCGCGTGGCGCCACGACAGCCTCGCCACCAACGCGGCCTCCTCCCTCATCGCGTGGGCCATCACCGCGCTCGCCTTCGGCCTCGCCTGCAAGGAGATCCACATCGGCGGCCACCGCGGGTGGCGCCTCCGCGTGCTCGAGGCTTTCGTCATCATCCTCGCCTTCACGCAGCTGCTCTACGTGCTCATGCTCCACACGGGCCTcttcggtggcggcgacggcgcctaCCGGGACCACGActacggcgtcggcgccggtgctgccgccggcgagcccaaGGGGACAGCGAGGGTCTGA